Proteins from a single region of Synechococcus sp. WH 8109:
- the egtD gene encoding L-histidine N(alpha)-methyltransferase translates to MSISLLNLHPPQADLQRLVRDGLQRNPCQLPAWLLYDAEGSRLFAEICRQPEYTLTQREIALLEDNAPAIAAATGPGLVVEFGIGNARKVDPLLTALGSSVFAALDISLSALKEALSGLAARHPNTAMVGICCDHTRLEQLPQHPAIDGQRRIGFFPGSSLGNFTPEEAVDFLRNARQLLAGGPLLLGLDQPREPALMEAAYNDAAGVSAAFARNLLLRLNRDLQGDANPKRFRYRARWEAQQQRIEMALVSRQDQTVHLGGETWFFRQGDAWITEHSVKYSAAAATALAAQAGWRIQHSWTDPHQQIALHLLLPAN, encoded by the coding sequence ATGAGCATCAGCCTGCTCAACCTCCACCCACCCCAAGCGGATCTGCAGCGCCTGGTTCGAGACGGATTGCAGCGCAACCCTTGCCAACTGCCGGCCTGGTTGCTCTACGACGCCGAAGGATCACGTCTGTTCGCCGAGATCTGCCGGCAGCCGGAATACACCCTCACCCAACGGGAAATCGCCCTGTTGGAAGACAACGCACCCGCCATCGCCGCCGCCACGGGCCCTGGGCTGGTGGTGGAATTCGGCATCGGCAACGCCCGCAAGGTGGATCCGCTGCTCACAGCTCTGGGCAGCAGCGTCTTCGCCGCCTTGGACATCAGCCTCAGCGCCCTGAAGGAAGCCCTCTCCGGCCTCGCAGCCCGACACCCCAACACCGCCATGGTCGGCATCTGCTGTGACCACACCCGCTTGGAGCAGCTGCCGCAGCATCCAGCCATAGACGGCCAACGACGCATCGGCTTCTTTCCTGGCAGCTCCTTGGGTAACTTCACCCCGGAAGAGGCTGTGGACTTCCTGCGCAACGCCCGGCAGCTGCTGGCTGGAGGGCCGCTGCTGCTGGGGCTGGATCAACCCCGCGAGCCGGCCCTGATGGAAGCCGCCTACAACGATGCCGCCGGCGTGTCCGCAGCCTTCGCCCGCAACCTGCTGCTGCGGCTCAACCGGGACCTCCAGGGCGATGCCAATCCCAAGCGGTTCCGCTACCGGGCCCGCTGGGAGGCACAGCAGCAGCGCATCGAAATGGCGCTGGTGAGCCGACAGGATCAGACCGTGCACCTGGGCGGTGAGACCTGGTTCTTTCGCCAGGGCGACGCCTGGATCACCGAACACAGCGTCAAATACTCGGCGGCCGCGGCGACCGCTCTCGCGGCCCAGGCCGGCTGGCGGATCCAACACAGCTGGACCGATCCACACCAGCAGATCGCTCTGCATCTGCTTTTGCCGGCAAACTGA
- the egtB gene encoding ergothioneine biosynthesis protein EgtB codes for MLLDTLLAVRRRSEAMIAPLEPEDLMLQGMADASPPKWHLGHTNWFFETFVLQPYAAEHQACDPLWSYQFNSYYDSVGARHPRPQRGLLSRPAIGAVLAWRQRVDAGLEALLQDPPEGVEALVQLGLQHEQQHQELLLMDLLDGFNRQPLEPVYNLEDELTLTLEEEQWLACPGGLTEIGHQSEGFHFDNETPRHRVWLEPFELSNTLVSNAGYAGFIADGGYQRPELWMSEGWALVQQHQWQAPRYWRENNHEFTLAGRRCRDPQAPVRHLSWFEADAYARWSGARLPTEAEWEHALGLHGAAMQHAHRALWQWTASSYRPYPGFRPVEGAIGEYNGKFMSSQMVLRGSSWLTPPGHERDNYRNFFPPANRWMAAGIRLAR; via the coding sequence GTGCTGCTGGACACTCTGCTGGCGGTGCGGCGCCGCAGCGAAGCAATGATCGCGCCTCTGGAACCGGAAGACCTGATGCTCCAGGGGATGGCCGATGCCAGCCCTCCCAAATGGCATCTGGGCCACACCAACTGGTTCTTTGAAACCTTCGTGCTGCAGCCCTATGCAGCGGAACATCAGGCCTGCGACCCGCTCTGGAGCTATCAGTTCAACTCCTATTACGACTCCGTCGGAGCGCGTCACCCCCGACCGCAGCGGGGCCTGCTCAGCCGTCCGGCCATCGGCGCGGTGCTGGCCTGGCGTCAACGGGTGGATGCCGGTCTAGAAGCACTGCTGCAGGACCCGCCTGAAGGGGTTGAGGCCTTGGTGCAGCTCGGCCTGCAGCACGAGCAACAGCACCAGGAACTGCTGCTGATGGACCTCTTGGATGGCTTCAACCGTCAGCCGTTGGAACCCGTCTACAACCTTGAAGATGAGCTGACCCTGACCCTGGAGGAGGAGCAGTGGCTGGCCTGCCCCGGCGGGTTGACGGAGATCGGCCATCAGAGCGAGGGATTCCACTTCGACAACGAGACGCCGCGGCACCGGGTGTGGCTGGAGCCGTTTGAGCTGAGCAACACCCTGGTGAGCAACGCCGGCTACGCCGGCTTCATCGCCGATGGGGGCTATCAACGTCCCGAGCTATGGATGAGTGAAGGCTGGGCCTTGGTGCAACAGCACCAGTGGCAGGCGCCGCGCTACTGGCGGGAGAACAACCATGAATTCACCCTGGCGGGCCGCCGCTGCCGAGACCCCCAGGCACCTGTGCGGCATCTGAGCTGGTTCGAAGCGGATGCCTATGCGCGCTGGAGCGGTGCCCGGCTCCCCACCGAAGCGGAATGGGAACACGCCCTTGGCCTGCATGGCGCCGCCATGCAGCACGCCCACCGGGCGCTGTGGCAGTGGACCGCCAGTTCCTACAGACCCTATCCCGGCTTTCGCCCGGTGGAGGGTGCCATCGGCGAATACAACGGCAAATTCATGAGCTCCCAAATGGTGCTACGGGGCAGCAGCTGGCTCACGCCCCCGGGCCACGAACGCGACAATTACCGCAATTTTTTCCCGCCAGCGAACCGCTGGATGGCGGCCGGCATCCGTCTGGCTCGATGA
- a CDS encoding amidohydrolase, with translation MSQVASLSDRLSQELPELLELRRHLHAHPELSGEEHQTAALVAGELRQLGWRVREGVGRTGVVAELGPDHGPTVGLRVDMDALPVEERTGLSYASTRQGLMHACGHDLHTCTGLGVARLLAQEPALAARVRLLFQPAEELAKGAVWMRDAGAVEGLDALYGVHVVPNLPVGTVGIRRGCLTAAAGELEILVQGEGGHGARPHQSVDAVWLAARVITELQQTIARRLDALQPVVISFGKVEGGRAFNVIADQVRLLGTVRCLDLQQHAQLPDWIDETVQGICASGGGTAVVNYRCIAPPVHNDPQLTTLLERCAVDCLGRDKVLPVEQPSLGAEDFAELLRDVPGMMVRLGVAGPEGCAPLHNGAFVLEEDALGVGIAVLTATVLAWIKENTSA, from the coding sequence ATGAGCCAAGTGGCGTCACTTTCTGATCGACTCAGCCAGGAGCTGCCTGAGCTGCTCGAGCTGCGCCGGCACTTGCATGCCCACCCTGAACTCAGTGGGGAAGAGCATCAGACGGCTGCCCTCGTGGCGGGTGAGTTACGCCAGTTGGGGTGGCGTGTCCGCGAGGGGGTCGGTCGCACGGGCGTGGTGGCTGAACTGGGCCCTGATCACGGCCCCACGGTCGGCTTGCGGGTGGACATGGATGCCCTGCCGGTGGAGGAGCGCACCGGTCTGTCCTATGCCTCCACCCGCCAGGGCCTGATGCACGCCTGCGGCCATGATTTGCACACTTGCACAGGCCTTGGAGTAGCGCGGTTGCTGGCCCAGGAGCCGGCTTTGGCGGCTCGGGTGCGGCTGCTGTTTCAACCCGCCGAAGAATTGGCCAAGGGGGCGGTTTGGATGCGCGATGCGGGGGCGGTGGAGGGTCTAGATGCGTTGTATGGCGTGCACGTGGTGCCGAATCTGCCGGTGGGCACGGTGGGAATCCGGCGCGGCTGTCTGACGGCGGCGGCCGGTGAGCTGGAGATCCTCGTGCAGGGGGAGGGTGGCCACGGGGCCCGTCCCCATCAGTCGGTGGATGCTGTTTGGTTGGCGGCTCGAGTGATCACAGAGCTCCAGCAGACCATCGCCCGCCGCTTGGACGCGTTGCAGCCGGTGGTGATCAGTTTCGGCAAGGTGGAAGGGGGTCGTGCCTTCAACGTGATTGCCGATCAGGTGCGCTTGCTGGGCACGGTGCGCTGTCTGGATCTGCAGCAGCACGCCCAGCTGCCGGATTGGATCGATGAGACGGTGCAGGGTATCTGTGCCAGTGGAGGGGGTACGGCGGTGGTGAATTACCGCTGCATTGCACCACCGGTGCACAACGACCCGCAGCTCACGACCTTGCTCGAACGTTGTGCAGTGGATTGTCTGGGCCGCGACAAGGTGCTCCCCGTAGAGCAACCCTCCCTGGGTGCCGAAGACTTTGCTGAGCTGCTTCGGGATGTGCCAGGAATGATGGTGCGGCTGGGGGTTGCTGGCCCCGAAGGCTGTGCGCCGCTGCATAACGGAGCTTTTGTGCTGGAGGAAGACGCCCTCGGTGTAGGCATTGCGGTGCTCACAGCCACCGTGCTGGCGTGGATCAAGGAGAACACCTCGGCATGA
- the smpB gene encoding SsrA-binding protein SmpB has translation MAKGGAKKAAAAAARAAANRMLADNRQARHQYEILETLETGIELVGTEVKSIRNGKANLRDGFCLIRNGELQLHNVHISPHTHAGSYFNHDPLRTRKLLAHRHEINKLRGLVDQKGLTLIPLNIHLKGSWIKLTIGLGKGRKLHDKRAAEKEKQSKKDVKAAMERY, from the coding sequence ATGGCCAAGGGAGGAGCGAAAAAAGCAGCCGCAGCCGCAGCACGGGCCGCTGCCAATCGGATGCTGGCGGACAACCGTCAGGCCCGTCACCAGTACGAAATCCTCGAAACCCTGGAAACCGGCATCGAGCTAGTGGGCACCGAGGTGAAATCGATCCGCAACGGCAAAGCCAACCTGCGCGATGGCTTCTGCCTGATCCGCAATGGGGAACTGCAGTTGCACAACGTGCACATCTCACCCCACACCCACGCCGGCAGCTACTTCAACCACGACCCGCTGCGCACCCGGAAACTGCTGGCCCATCGCCATGAGATCAACAAGCTGCGCGGTCTGGTGGATCAAAAAGGGCTGACGCTGATCCCCCTCAACATTCACCTCAAGGGGTCCTGGATCAAGCTCACCATCGGGCTAGGCAAAGGTCGCAAATTGCACGACAAGCGCGCTGCTGAAAAAGAGAAGCAATCAAAAAAGGATGTGAAAGCGGCAATGGAGCGCTACTGA
- a CDS encoding tetratricopeptide repeat protein, producing the protein MNRLLILLLSLVLALPVQALDLQGLYEQALTASRQGDFVQALLLWDRFLEQVPEDAAALSNRGNVRLALGDLSGAIEDQTASIVLAPEESDPHLNRGTAEETLQDWSAAADDYLWILERDPQDASALYNLANVRGSQGDWPEARELYGQAALARPGFAMARSSEALAAWQAGDLEFAEAELRKLIRRYPLFADARAALSGLLWREGSSGEAESHWAAAAGLDQRYRQADWLQQVRRWPPQPTADLMAFLALEAS; encoded by the coding sequence ATGAACCGGCTTCTCATCCTGTTGTTGAGTCTGGTGCTGGCGCTGCCCGTGCAGGCCCTGGATCTTCAAGGGCTCTACGAGCAGGCACTGACGGCGAGCCGTCAGGGTGATTTTGTGCAGGCGCTGCTCCTGTGGGATCGCTTCCTTGAGCAGGTCCCTGAGGATGCAGCAGCGCTGAGCAACCGCGGCAATGTGCGTCTGGCCCTTGGTGATCTGTCTGGGGCGATCGAAGACCAGACCGCTTCGATTGTTCTGGCGCCGGAGGAAAGTGACCCTCACTTGAACCGGGGCACGGCCGAGGAAACGCTTCAGGACTGGTCCGCGGCAGCGGACGACTATCTCTGGATCCTGGAGCGGGATCCGCAGGATGCTTCAGCCCTCTACAACCTGGCCAATGTGCGCGGTTCGCAGGGGGACTGGCCTGAGGCGCGAGAGCTTTACGGCCAGGCTGCCCTCGCCCGCCCCGGCTTCGCCATGGCCCGCTCCAGCGAGGCCTTGGCGGCCTGGCAAGCGGGGGATCTGGAGTTTGCGGAGGCGGAATTGCGAAAATTGATTCGTCGATACCCTTTGTTTGCTGACGCTCGGGCGGCCCTCAGTGGCCTGCTCTGGCGAGAAGGATCCAGTGGTGAAGCGGAAAGCCACTGGGCCGCGGCTGCTGGGCTTGATCAGCGTTACCGCCAGGCCGACTGGTTGCAGCAGGTGCGCCGCTGGCCACCACAGCCGACAGCGGATCTGATGGCGTTCCTGGCCTTGGAGGCGTCCTGA
- a CDS encoding HEAT repeat domain-containing protein, producing the protein MSETDPQRPDLEAVRQAIASGDPVQAMPAITQLRHCSDAEAVPLLVLGTEQKPFLVRSLSCSGLGYKRTEQGWTVLSALITADEDPNVRAEAANALASYGVERAWPLLRSAFESDAAWLVRCSILSALAEQPEIDLTWLLELATMAIADADAIVRVSGAEILSRIVREGASDSIGAKARGLLQSLQQDSDHRVVAAVLNGLQAS; encoded by the coding sequence ATGAGCGAGACAGACCCACAACGTCCTGATCTCGAGGCGGTGCGTCAGGCCATTGCCAGTGGGGATCCAGTCCAGGCAATGCCGGCGATCACCCAGCTCCGCCATTGCTCGGACGCTGAGGCGGTGCCGTTGCTGGTGTTAGGCACGGAGCAGAAGCCTTTTTTGGTGCGTTCCTTGAGTTGCAGCGGACTGGGCTACAAGCGCACCGAACAGGGTTGGACTGTTCTGAGTGCGCTGATCACTGCCGATGAAGACCCCAATGTTCGGGCTGAGGCAGCCAATGCCCTCGCCAGCTACGGGGTGGAGCGGGCCTGGCCCTTGCTGCGTTCGGCCTTTGAATCTGATGCTGCTTGGCTGGTCCGCTGCAGCATCTTGTCTGCCTTGGCAGAACAGCCGGAGATCGATCTCACCTGGTTGCTAGAGCTGGCCACCATGGCAATCGCTGATGCTGACGCCATCGTGAGGGTCAGTGGAGCGGAAATCCTCAGTCGCATCGTTCGTGAAGGGGCCAGCGACTCCATCGGAGCAAAGGCCAGAGGCTTGTTGCAATCTCTGCAACAGGACAGCGATCACCGGGTGGTGGCTGCGGTGCTCAATGGTTTGCAGGCCAGCTGA
- the ruvB gene encoding Holliday junction branch migration DNA helicase RuvB, translating to MAIVSSSSGRKPPRRPEALVDPQPAPEEVVSRPEDKLRPQFLDDYIGQSELKQVLGIAVEAALGRGDALDHVLLYGPPGLGKTTMAMVLAEEMGVQCKVTSAPALERPRDIVGLLVNLQPRDLLFIDEIHRLSRVAEELLYPAMEDRRLDLTVGKGSTARSRSLDLPPFTLVGATTRAGSLSSPLRDRFGLIQRLEFYGQGDLEAIVDRTAGLIGVALTPEARSSIAASCRGTPRIANRLLRRVRDVASVRGGGGGVIDQALVGDALSLHRVDHRGLDASDRRLLQLLIDHHGGGPVGLETLAAALGDDPVTLETVVEPFLLQQGLLMRTPRGRMVTDAARSHLAEAA from the coding sequence ATGGCGATTGTCTCCTCCAGTTCCGGTCGCAAGCCACCCCGCCGCCCCGAAGCGCTGGTGGACCCCCAGCCGGCCCCTGAAGAGGTGGTGAGTCGGCCGGAGGACAAGCTTCGGCCCCAGTTCCTGGACGACTACATCGGTCAGAGCGAGCTTAAGCAGGTGCTGGGTATTGCGGTGGAAGCGGCCCTGGGTCGTGGGGATGCCCTGGATCATGTGCTGCTCTATGGCCCGCCAGGTTTGGGCAAAACCACCATGGCCATGGTGCTTGCAGAAGAAATGGGGGTGCAGTGCAAGGTCACCAGTGCACCGGCCTTGGAACGCCCGCGCGACATCGTCGGTTTGTTGGTGAACCTGCAGCCCCGCGATCTGCTGTTCATTGACGAGATTCATCGCCTCAGCCGGGTGGCGGAAGAGCTGCTTTATCCAGCGATGGAAGACCGTCGCCTCGATCTCACCGTCGGCAAGGGCAGCACGGCGCGCTCCCGCTCCCTCGATTTGCCCCCCTTCACTTTGGTGGGGGCCACCACCCGCGCCGGATCGCTGAGTTCCCCGCTGCGGGACCGGTTTGGCCTGATCCAGCGGTTGGAGTTTTACGGCCAAGGAGATCTGGAAGCGATCGTGGATCGCACCGCCGGGCTGATCGGGGTCGCCCTCACGCCGGAGGCCCGCAGCAGCATTGCCGCCTCCTGTCGCGGCACGCCCCGGATTGCCAATCGCCTGCTTCGCCGGGTGCGGGATGTGGCCAGTGTCCGTGGCGGCGGCGGTGGAGTTATTGATCAGGCCCTGGTCGGCGATGCCCTGAGCCTGCACCGCGTTGACCATCGCGGCCTCGATGCCAGCGATCGGCGCTTGCTGCAGCTGCTGATCGACCACCACGGTGGCGGCCCGGTGGGGCTCGAGACCCTGGCAGCGGCCCTCGGGGATGACCCCGTCACCCTGGAGACAGTGGTTGAGCCGTTTTTGTTGCAGCAGGGGTTGCTGATGCGTACCCCCCGTGGCCGCATGGTCACGGATGCGGCCCGCAGTCATCTGGCGGAGGCGGCATGA
- a CDS encoding serine/threonine protein kinase has protein sequence MRQTIGTISPSMRLNPLSGSGTVLVERYRLEERLSGPDPLRGSLWRAVDVMAGDLPVAIRQLETSESQERLQGVWPHMQMLSHPQSPRCGELVELDGALWLVRDWQDGISYDLLLHQRRFSADEVLLLLRQLLPVLAVWHGRGLVHGDLNARHLLRRNSDGLPVLLEGGGVQRQGTTPLDAPWRDLHDLGLTALVLLGGPASEDGCWPEGLELEAGFRQVLERLLSEAPERRFAEVAEVLQVLESVGLPASEPEIVVSARSSRVLAREQGAEGRLWPVVVVLGLSALVGSAIGWLLLSRSSPVDIASDLAGHKPAVSLAPAALDHRQQLFSRLRALQVNRGWFLQLVDASQPSAESLEAAPLPRAWTELAEEWLARIEQLPPTIRVRLGRLSDGDWEQTRQALVQQGVHLHVVEHLVSAGSHVLLPRSMQGWKPAEPFLQLWIAAAMQSLNDVEIVRLKACPLEPTNTSLRIPAGGARLLLVEVPARDTLALDISGTPLMQMMVFGASGQVEGERGPLRVTRIAPEAGSPLQVLVFNEGVSSDAFTLVCLADPRDQ, from the coding sequence GTGCGGCAAACCATCGGTACCATCAGCCCATCGATGCGGCTGAATCCCTTGAGCGGTTCCGGCACGGTGCTGGTGGAGCGATATCGCCTGGAGGAACGCCTGAGTGGACCCGATCCGCTGCGTGGTTCTTTGTGGCGTGCGGTGGATGTGATGGCGGGTGATCTGCCGGTGGCCATTCGCCAACTGGAGACATCGGAATCCCAGGAGCGGTTGCAAGGGGTTTGGCCACACATGCAGATGCTGTCGCATCCCCAGTCGCCCCGCTGCGGTGAGCTGGTGGAACTGGATGGGGCGTTGTGGCTTGTGCGTGATTGGCAGGACGGCATCTCCTACGACCTGCTGCTGCATCAAAGGCGGTTCAGTGCGGATGAGGTTCTTCTGTTGCTGCGCCAGTTGCTGCCGGTGCTTGCGGTGTGGCATGGCCGCGGGCTGGTGCACGGTGATCTGAATGCCCGCCATCTGCTGCGCCGAAACAGCGATGGCTTACCGGTGTTGCTGGAGGGTGGCGGGGTGCAGCGGCAGGGCACTACCCCTTTGGATGCTCCCTGGCGCGATCTGCACGATCTTGGGCTCACCGCCCTGGTGTTGCTTGGTGGGCCGGCGAGCGAGGACGGATGCTGGCCAGAGGGCCTGGAGCTCGAGGCGGGATTTCGTCAGGTGCTGGAGCGCCTGCTCTCTGAGGCACCGGAGCGCCGTTTTGCTGAGGTTGCTGAGGTGCTGCAGGTCCTGGAGTCGGTGGGTTTGCCCGCATCCGAACCGGAGATCGTCGTCTCAGCACGAAGCAGTCGGGTCTTGGCTCGCGAGCAGGGAGCGGAGGGTCGTCTCTGGCCCGTGGTGGTTGTGCTGGGTCTATCGGCGTTGGTGGGTTCTGCCATCGGCTGGCTGCTGCTCTCGCGCAGCTCACCTGTAGACATTGCATCTGACCTTGCGGGCCACAAACCTGCCGTCAGCTTGGCGCCGGCGGCGCTGGATCACCGCCAGCAGCTGTTCAGCCGTTTGCGGGCACTTCAGGTGAATCGCGGCTGGTTTCTCCAGCTTGTGGATGCCAGCCAGCCCAGCGCGGAGTCGCTGGAGGCTGCGCCGTTGCCAAGGGCCTGGACCGAGCTGGCCGAGGAATGGCTGGCTCGGATTGAGCAGCTGCCGCCGACGATCAGAGTCCGCTTGGGCCGTCTGAGCGATGGGGACTGGGAGCAGACGCGTCAGGCGTTGGTGCAGCAGGGTGTACATCTGCACGTGGTGGAGCACTTGGTCAGTGCTGGTTCTCATGTGCTGCTGCCGAGGTCCATGCAGGGCTGGAAACCTGCCGAACCCTTTCTTCAGCTCTGGATTGCAGCGGCGATGCAGAGCCTCAATGACGTCGAAATCGTGCGGCTCAAAGCGTGCCCGCTGGAGCCCACCAACACGTCGTTGCGCATCCCTGCCGGTGGTGCCCGTTTGCTGCTCGTTGAGGTGCCTGCCAGGGATACGTTGGCCTTGGACATCAGCGGCACCCCCCTGATGCAGATGATGGTGTTTGGTGCCAGTGGCCAGGTGGAGGGTGAGCGTGGCCCACTGCGGGTGACTCGGATTGCGCCTGAAGCCGGTTCCCCCTTACAGGTGCTGGTCTTCAACGAGGGCGTTTCCTCGGATGCATTCACTTTGGTTTGCTTGGCAGACCCGCGCGATCAGTAG
- the thiC gene encoding phosphomethylpyrimidine synthase ThiC, translated as MRASWVESRKGQANVSQMHYARQGVVTEEMAHVAQRENLPESLVMEEVARGRMIIPANINHTNLEPMAIGIASKCKVNANIGASPNASDAAEEVKKLKLAVKYGADTVMDLSTGGVNLDEVRTAIIGASPVPIGTVPVYQALESVHGSIEKLDEDDFLHIIEKHCQQGVDYQTIHAGLLIEHLPKVKGRITGIVSRGGGILAQWMLYHHRQNPLYTRFDDICEIFKRYDCTFSLGDSLRPGCQHDASDAAQLAELHTLGELTRRAWKHDVQVMVEGPGHVPLDQIEFNVKKQMEECSEAPFYVLGPLVTDIAPGYDHITSAIGAAMAGWHGTAMLCYVTPKEHLGLPNAEDVREGLIAYKIAAHAADIARHRPGARDRDDELSRARYNFDWNKQFELSLDPERAKEYHDETLPADIYKQAEFCSMCGPKHCPMQTKITDEDLEGLEKVLETKAGAAELTAVKLDKAD; from the coding sequence ATGCGCGCTTCCTGGGTTGAGTCCCGTAAGGGTCAGGCCAACGTCTCTCAGATGCACTACGCCCGTCAGGGCGTGGTCACCGAAGAAATGGCCCATGTGGCCCAGCGGGAGAACCTGCCCGAATCGCTGGTGATGGAAGAAGTGGCTCGGGGGCGAATGATCATCCCGGCCAACATCAACCACACCAATCTGGAGCCGATGGCGATCGGAATCGCCAGCAAGTGCAAGGTGAACGCCAACATCGGCGCCTCCCCGAATGCGTCTGATGCCGCAGAGGAGGTGAAGAAGCTGAAGCTGGCGGTGAAGTACGGCGCCGATACCGTGATGGATCTATCCACCGGCGGCGTCAACCTCGATGAGGTGCGCACCGCCATCATCGGTGCATCTCCCGTACCGATTGGCACAGTGCCTGTGTATCAGGCACTGGAAAGCGTGCACGGTTCGATCGAGAAGCTTGATGAGGACGACTTCCTCCACATCATCGAGAAGCACTGCCAACAGGGCGTTGACTACCAGACCATCCATGCCGGCCTGCTGATTGAGCACCTGCCCAAGGTGAAGGGCCGCATTACCGGCATCGTTAGCCGCGGTGGCGGCATCCTGGCCCAGTGGATGCTTTATCACCACCGCCAGAACCCGCTTTACACGCGGTTCGACGACATCTGCGAGATTTTCAAGCGCTACGACTGCACCTTTTCCCTCGGTGACTCGCTGCGCCCCGGTTGCCAGCACGATGCATCGGATGCCGCTCAACTGGCCGAATTGCATACCCTCGGCGAACTGACTCGTCGCGCCTGGAAGCACGACGTGCAGGTGATGGTGGAGGGTCCTGGCCACGTTCCCCTCGATCAGATCGAGTTCAACGTGAAGAAGCAAATGGAGGAGTGCAGCGAAGCACCCTTCTATGTGCTCGGCCCGCTGGTCACCGACATTGCTCCCGGCTACGACCACATCACCTCCGCCATCGGCGCGGCCATGGCCGGTTGGCATGGCACGGCGATGCTCTGCTACGTGACGCCGAAGGAGCACCTCGGTCTGCCCAACGCTGAGGATGTCCGCGAAGGTTTGATTGCATACAAGATCGCTGCCCATGCGGCAGACATCGCCCGTCATCGCCCCGGCGCCCGTGACCGGGACGACGAGCTCAGCCGCGCCCGCTACAACTTCGACTGGAACAAGCAGTTTGAGCTGTCCTTAGACCCCGAGCGGGCCAAGGAGTATCACGATGAAACCCTGCCGGCTGACATCTACAAGCAGGCGGAGTTCTGCTCCATGTGCGGACCGAAGCACTGCCCGATGCAGACCAAGATCACTGATGAAGATCTTGAGGGTCTTGAGAAGGTGCTCGAAACCAAAGCAGGAGCCGCCGAGCTCACAGCGGTCAAGCTCGACAAAGCTGATTGA
- a CDS encoding DUF3188 domain-containing protein gives MNQRRALIWVSLGAPLLVLLALLATNQRQGKDRVQVLPAVLVGSGLIISSALGRQRRRARLLADLQRARTPGSNP, from the coding sequence ATGAACCAACGTCGTGCGCTGATTTGGGTTTCTCTCGGGGCTCCGTTGCTGGTCCTGCTCGCGTTGCTGGCCACCAACCAGCGTCAGGGCAAGGACCGGGTGCAGGTGCTCCCTGCAGTGTTGGTGGGTTCGGGTCTCATCATCAGCAGCGCTCTCGGTAGGCAGCGCCGCCGCGCCAGGCTGTTGGCCGATCTTCAACGGGCGCGCACCCCCGGCAGCAACCCATGA